The following are encoded in a window of Candidatus Poribacteria bacterium genomic DNA:
- a CDS encoding transporter, which translates to MRSYYLLLTCCLFFHPLICTPADTPKSRPDSHAPIGVMGDHAHKTGEVMLSYRFMAMDMRGLQSGTTAIETVDVLKDFMMSPTTMQMQMHTLGGMIAPHDKITLMAMTSYQQRQMKMEGADRHIHGSHKHPPAPHEMSSGGMGDMKLEVLLTFWKRHRLMILLNAGVSIPTGSIEETSENGDLFPYPMQLGSGSFEARPGVTLFGYHGNWSYGSQLRGMFPLHTNTGGYRYGNAFTATAWGARQINGWISFSGRVLFSHEGNIHGSHPDLNPNMSPSHRPDFRGGSRLDLAISSNLMVPRGPLAGQRLAVEWILPLYQDVTGTQLTTAWRLILGWQYAFHL; encoded by the coding sequence TTGAGAAGTTACTATTTACTTTTAACCTGTTGTCTGTTTTTCCACCCGCTCATTTGTACACCCGCAGATACACCCAAATCCCGTCCTGATAGTCATGCGCCGATCGGCGTAATGGGCGACCACGCACATAAAACCGGCGAAGTGATGCTCTCTTATAGGTTTATGGCGATGGATATGCGAGGGCTACAATCGGGTACCACTGCCATAGAGACTGTGGATGTCTTAAAAGACTTTATGATGTCCCCGACCACGATGCAGATGCAGATGCATACACTCGGTGGCATGATCGCGCCGCATGATAAAATCACCCTCATGGCAATGACGAGTTATCAGCAACGCCAGATGAAGATGGAGGGGGCAGACCGACACATCCACGGTAGCCATAAACATCCCCCCGCGCCCCACGAGATGTCAAGTGGTGGTATGGGGGATATGAAACTTGAGGTTTTACTCACGTTCTGGAAAAGACACCGCTTGATGATCCTTTTAAACGCGGGCGTATCCATTCCGACGGGTAGCATTGAAGAAACGAGTGAGAATGGAGACCTATTCCCCTATCCGATGCAACTGGGGAGTGGTTCGTTTGAAGCCCGTCCGGGTGTTACGCTTTTTGGGTATCACGGAAACTGGTCTTATGGTAGCCAACTGCGTGGTATGTTTCCACTTCATACCAATACTGGAGGGTATCGGTACGGAAACGCTTTCACCGCCACGGCATGGGGCGCACGACAGATAAACGGTTGGATCAGTTTCAGCGGTAGAGTTCTCTTTTCACACGAGGGAAATATACACGGTAGCCATCCCGACTTAAATCCAAACATGAGTCCAAGTCACCGTCCAGACTTTCGGGGCGGTAGCCGGCTGGACCTCGCGATTTCAAGCAATCTTATGGTTCCTCGGGGTCCATTGGCAGGACAACGTCTTGCTGTTGAATGGATATTGCCTCTTTATCAAGAT